The genomic interval CAAGTGACCAAGTATATCTATGCGACCCCGGATGTATGCGCCCCGATGCGCGACCGCAGCCGATGGGTCGGCTACGTGGCGGTGGCCGTGGATGGCGACGCGCGGCGTTGTCTGGGGCGGCGCGATGTGGTGGTGGCGTTCCGTGGCACGGTGACCCGGGCCGAGTGGGCCGCCAACATGATGAGCGCGCTTCGGGCTGCCGATCTGGACCCGGCCGAGCCGCGGCCCGAGGTTCGGGCCGAGTCGGGTTTTCTCAACCTCTACACGTCCGATGACGGCGCGATCCGGTTCGGCCAGGGGAGCTGCCGGAAGCAGCTGCTGGGCGAGATCGCCCGGCTCGTCCGAGTCTACGGGGGCGAGGAGATCAGCATCACATTGGCCGGCCACAGCATGGGTTCGGCCCTGGCGCTGCTGCTGGGGTACGACCTGGCGGAGCTGGGCCTGAACCGGGTTCGGCCCGGCGGAGAGCCGGCGCCGATCACGGTCTACTCCTTCGGCGGGCCGCGGGCGGGGAACACCGGGTTCAAGCGCCGGTGCGACGAGCTCGGAGTCAAGGTGCTGAGGGTGGTCAACGTCAGGGACCCAGTGACGAAGCTGCCGGGGCTGTTGCTGAACGAGAGCTCCGGCGGGCGGCGCGCGGGCGGAGTCGAGTGCTATGCCCACGTCGGCGTCGAGCTGGGACTGGATTTCTTCGACCTACGTAACCCTGCGGCCGTGCATGACCTGCGGACGTATATAACGCTCTTGAAGTGCCCAAAGCATGCGGCGAAGGAGGAAGACGTCAATTTGGTCGACCAAATGATGGAGAAGGTTAAGAAGATGGTGCAGCAACAAGGAAGGAAGGTTGTGGGATGGCCATGGCAGGATATGGTAAGGCAGGTAGGAAATTTGGTGCAGACTCTGAGCATGATCTGAGGCATGCAAACTtcctcattttttaaaaaattaaaggaGGAATTGCATTATTGTAGacgttattattattttttttagttgggCTTTGATTTGCTTTATGCATACCAAGTGTAAATaatatgaagaagctagatactCCGACTGGTGTCgaataggggtgtcaaaaatgaacccgacccgacgacccaacccgagtcgacccgaaaaaaatcgggttcgggttgggcattttcgggttgacccgggttgacccgggttggcttaaatatagggttttgtgggtttttttagagttaaatcaaattttattttaaaaatttagatgtttttatgtatattaatatca from Zingiber officinale cultivar Zhangliang chromosome 6B, Zo_v1.1, whole genome shotgun sequence carries:
- the LOC121991392 gene encoding phospholipase A1 EG1, chloroplastic/mitochondrial-like; protein product: MASMQAHTLLLPMTGVPIASSLRKSSFKSEMKLNANTRRDSTLAGEWRKIQGANDWADLINPLSPLLRDELVRYGELVAACYKAFDLDPRSRRYLNCKYGQAQMLDEVGLGGAGYQVTKYIYATPDVCAPMRDRSRWVGYVAVAVDGDARRCLGRRDVVVAFRGTVTRAEWAANMMSALRAADLDPAEPRPEVRAESGFLNLYTSDDGAIRFGQGSCRKQLLGEIARLVRVYGGEEISITLAGHSMGSALALLLGYDLAELGLNRVRPGGEPAPITVYSFGGPRAGNTGFKRRCDELGVKVLRVVNVRDPVTKLPGLLLNESSGGRRAGGVECYAHVGVELGLDFFDLRNPAAVHDLRTYITLLKCPKHAAKEEDVNLVDQMMEKVKKMVQQQGRKVVGWPWQDMVRQVGNLVQTLSMI